Proteins found in one Paenibacillus dendritiformis genomic segment:
- a CDS encoding FAD-dependent oxidoreductase, with translation MKQSQNRTTFIRCMMLLFVAVLVAASVLPAGVAAARAKSSCGPGCDRYDVVVIGSEIQGVLLAKAARDLGLKVMILDPRSKPGGELIQGQMLVLDQPNDNQKRSLVQGEIRRLFNGYNAGTIRKEEEFNRYFQSVIKNIPIQSSIRIEAVEVVPRGKEKALQSLTYRTKEGKQYKAEAEYFVENTDFNALTSKLEVKRIPGMESVYKGKKPDHMAATLMLRFKNVDWNELHEQVLLDYPLTNLQKKYGPNTYVDWNTATGFSNLTFQYKPKDDQLVFRGINSTYQRNGQVIMNALLIFNVDPANPESVRSAVEKGKAEAPDILKFLQKHIPGYKNAELDGFPDYLYIRDYNRFETDYILDYPDVMSGKMFWDNVSIGGYSVDLQAVRAIPKGIGFGKPNRYGMPLRSFELKNYENVLVVGKNVGATIKAYGTARIMPNTALAAETIGIILGKELKHKRLKQLTQADFQRIHKYLERNYGIVLNR, from the coding sequence ATGAAACAGTCACAGAACCGTACCACCTTCATCCGGTGCATGATGTTGTTGTTCGTTGCCGTCCTCGTCGCCGCATCCGTCCTTCCTGCGGGAGTCGCTGCCGCCCGAGCGAAGTCTTCCTGCGGACCCGGCTGCGACCGTTACGACGTGGTCGTCATCGGCAGCGAGATTCAGGGGGTGCTCCTGGCGAAGGCCGCCCGCGATCTCGGGCTGAAGGTGATGATCCTCGATCCGCGCAGCAAGCCGGGAGGCGAGCTGATTCAAGGACAGATGCTCGTGCTGGACCAACCGAATGACAATCAGAAGCGAAGCCTCGTGCAGGGCGAGATCCGGAGGTTATTCAATGGCTATAACGCAGGCACCATTCGCAAGGAAGAAGAGTTCAACCGCTACTTCCAATCGGTCATCAAAAATATTCCAATCCAAAGCAGCATCCGCATCGAAGCGGTAGAGGTCGTTCCCCGGGGGAAGGAGAAGGCGCTCCAATCGCTTACGTATCGGACGAAGGAGGGCAAGCAGTATAAGGCGGAAGCGGAATATTTCGTGGAAAATACCGATTTCAACGCCTTGACGAGCAAGCTGGAAGTGAAGCGGATTCCCGGCATGGAGAGCGTCTATAAGGGCAAGAAGCCGGATCATATGGCCGCTACCCTCATGCTGAGGTTCAAAAATGTGGATTGGAATGAATTGCACGAGCAGGTGCTGCTCGACTATCCGTTGACCAATCTGCAGAAGAAGTATGGTCCGAATACATACGTCGACTGGAACACGGCGACGGGCTTCAGCAATCTGACCTTCCAATACAAGCCGAAGGATGATCAGCTCGTTTTTCGCGGCATCAATTCCACCTATCAGCGGAATGGTCAAGTGATAATGAACGCGCTGCTTATCTTCAACGTCGATCCGGCGAATCCGGAATCGGTCCGATCCGCCGTCGAGAAGGGGAAGGCCGAGGCGCCTGATATTCTGAAATTTTTGCAAAAGCATATTCCCGGATATAAAAACGCCGAATTGGACGGGTTTCCCGATTATTTATATATTCGGGATTACAACCGGTTCGAGACCGACTATATTTTGGACTACCCGGACGTGATGTCAGGCAAAATGTTCTGGGATAATGTCAGCATCGGCGGCTACTCGGTCGATCTGCAGGCGGTGCGGGCGATTCCAAAAGGAATCGGCTTCGGCAAGCCGAACCGGTACGGTATGCCGCTGCGCTCCTTCGAATTGAAGAACTATGAGAATGTGCTTGTCGTCGGGAAAAATGTCGGGGCGACGATTAAAGCGTACGGCACGGCCCGGATTATGCCGAACACCGCGCTGGCCGCGGAGACGATCGGCATTATTTTGGGGAAAGAGCTGAAGCATAAGCGCCTGAAGCAATTGACGCAAGCCGACTTTCAACGGATCCATAAGTATCTGGAACGGAATTACGGCATTGTGTTGAACCGTTAA
- a CDS encoding YwqG family protein produces the protein MAEEQIKEYELEPAARHLMAVCRQGIRLDIGEPDDGASRGRSRVGGTPDLPPQAEWPRTADGEPMTFLAQLNLEQLAACDSLKRLPAQGMLYFFVGIDEPAYDIEHRVIYAASADGLERRAPGGSTALDQEFDSFDALVRPTLEFPNYAYVDEDMVSFDDDSYERYLDFALEMSSAGEAWENWGSMFGFAEGQHGDDEFEAACALILRQKYGYNPGQTMEALAAHYGGDAERARHEVDDIVMLLEIDSSDAVGFQWWDCGVLHFFIRGEDLRNARFDRTYCSLYSS, from the coding sequence TTGGCAGAGGAGCAAATCAAGGAATACGAACTGGAGCCTGCGGCCCGGCACTTGATGGCGGTCTGCAGGCAGGGAATCCGCCTCGACATTGGCGAGCCGGATGACGGAGCGTCCCGAGGCCGCTCCCGCGTGGGCGGCACCCCCGATCTCCCGCCGCAAGCCGAATGGCCGCGGACAGCGGATGGGGAGCCGATGACCTTCCTGGCGCAGCTCAACCTGGAGCAGCTCGCCGCCTGCGATTCGCTGAAGCGGCTGCCTGCGCAAGGCATGCTCTATTTCTTCGTCGGCATCGACGAGCCCGCGTACGATATCGAGCACCGGGTCATCTATGCGGCATCCGCGGACGGCCTGGAACGGCGGGCGCCCGGCGGATCTACCGCGCTCGACCAGGAATTCGACTCCTTCGATGCACTTGTCCGCCCAACGCTGGAGTTCCCCAACTATGCATATGTTGACGAAGATATGGTGTCCTTCGATGACGATTCATATGAACGGTATCTTGATTTCGCCCTGGAGATGTCCTCGGCGGGAGAAGCTTGGGAGAATTGGGGCTCGATGTTCGGCTTCGCGGAAGGCCAGCATGGGGATGATGAGTTCGAGGCCGCTTGCGCGCTGATTCTGCGCCAGAAGTACGGGTATAATCCCGGTCAGACGATGGAAGCTCTGGCTGCGCACTACGGAGGGGACGCCGAGCGGGCCCGGCACGAGGTGGACGATATCGTCATGCTGCTGGAGATCGACAGCTCGGATGCCGTCGGATTCCAATGGTGGGATTGCGGAGTCCTGCATTTCTTCATTCGCGGGGAAGACTTGCGGAACGCCCGCTTCGACCGCACCTATTGTTCACTGTATTCGAGCTGA
- a CDS encoding Crp/Fnr family transcriptional regulator produces MDKAKYLSRINLFDGLDSEELKRIESVTPVHIVKKGTLIMTPHEERRALYLVKSGVVRLYHITVEGKELTIDLLGTGNLFGEIASFAAGDPHTYAVTIEDAVICSIDHVQFRQVMTERPELALRFIEIISARLKEVEELLERMAYGSVRQRLLFLLHKLSEKFKRDIPVREEGADPSWVQLEVELTHQELASMTGSIRETVTAMMNELAAEGIVRKEGPRKRLWIHADRLKAALAAG; encoded by the coding sequence TTGGACAAAGCAAAGTATTTATCGAGAATCAATTTGTTCGACGGGCTCGACAGCGAAGAATTGAAGCGAATCGAGTCGGTAACCCCGGTCCATATCGTCAAAAAAGGCACGCTGATTATGACTCCGCATGAAGAGCGGAGGGCCCTGTATCTGGTCAAATCGGGCGTTGTCCGCCTTTACCACATCACCGTGGAGGGCAAGGAGCTGACGATCGATCTGCTGGGTACGGGGAATCTGTTCGGCGAGATTGCTTCTTTTGCGGCCGGCGATCCGCATACGTATGCGGTGACGATAGAGGACGCGGTCATCTGCTCGATTGATCATGTCCAGTTCCGGCAGGTCATGACGGAGCGGCCGGAGCTGGCTCTCCGGTTCATCGAGATCATTTCCGCCCGCCTGAAGGAAGTGGAGGAACTGCTGGAGCGGATGGCCTATGGAAGCGTGCGGCAGCGGCTGCTTTTTCTGCTCCATAAGCTGTCGGAGAAATTCAAGCGCGATATCCCGGTTCGGGAGGAAGGCGCCGACCCGTCCTGGGTGCAGCTGGAGGTCGAGCTGACGCATCAGGAACTGGCCAGCATGACGGGGTCCATCCGCGAGACGGTCACGGCCATGATGAATGAACTGGCGGCTGAAGGGATCGTGCGCAAGGAAGGCCCGCGCAAGCGGCTGTGGATTCATGCGGATCGGCTGAAGGCCGCGCTGGCTGCGGGATGA
- a CDS encoding DoxX family protein, with amino-acid sequence MTIVVIIMQCILIAMFTVSVLLKFGRAPSMVRHWHEYRYPIWFMDVTATLEAAGIAGMIAAFWLPAALKYAAALLVILMLGAVHAHLFRAKHPLRMAINAAAMLLLSLMLLAI; translated from the coding sequence GTGACGATTGTCGTTATCATCATGCAATGCATTCTCATCGCCATGTTCACGGTGTCGGTCCTGCTCAAGTTCGGGCGTGCGCCCTCGATGGTCCGGCATTGGCATGAATACCGGTATCCGATCTGGTTCATGGATGTGACCGCCACGCTGGAGGCAGCGGGCATCGCCGGCATGATTGCCGCATTCTGGCTGCCCGCGGCGTTAAAATACGCCGCAGCCTTGCTCGTCATCCTGATGCTGGGAGCCGTCCATGCGCATCTGTTCCGGGCCAAGCATCCGCTGCGCATGGCCATCAATGCCGCAGCGATGCTCCTGCTCTCGCTTATGCTGCTTGCCATCTAG